A single genomic interval of Heliangelus exortis chromosome 20, bHelExo1.hap1, whole genome shotgun sequence harbors:
- the CEP95 gene encoding centrosomal protein of 95 kDa, with amino-acid sequence MGSAEDRDWVAVANDLLRSCHINQHIKHLSECGADVFVHLYESILGEKVPDLIATPRSQEDDAHNVQAVIDSLALDYLQISLSHITGENIVKGERQSIRNLLEVFDGLLEYLTEEASESSQNGGEANVPSSNETQIASEEQLESSAGELKQPSRFSSAEGSQSEFCDPSSDVDGSESTSELIRLGETAHSFSMREDAPLLEFQLPELLAAEKDKGMEESENSEAIGTLPGQFSKTKRAVIKEKAAGSIRSVHDTGPQRESWSASAVRLGEPIQQAIPLLPPFQPSEAKPHYPGWRDYQSPASQSATVADSGVKIPLEQLLTEESEDVSDSHPLARKIPVQDKELSRDAEDNVAQVPPTHTSASLHEKPSLHAKQVTQTPRPEPRYVPRQKSRYELSLTDSLEESFSHRTTKEKLLEQELHEVSDKLCRRLKELDLMLKRALGEHPREEEWTDEDSLTQHSDSGMEYCRRKAEQETPHMRYPRRPRSLSPSSPLSQHQFLSELEDKPCCKGQTWGLRSQLQKERDERTKRTKMAAKTYEDELRIYESKEKLDLSELGQLIKEMEQEEYKENIFKEPPKMLQPVKAYSRKTTPQNPKYSQWIPKRGTVKPKKAAPIKLRDDDLLLQLLEEFPHLHISDHTMKKMCQQQLAHTEQLKAASGKSRPKPQNEVEQALKKCELLVAIIKKDQDHNKRLQEFKQHIHRQKWAQNKVREKRQQAARARKYYEDYRVQLRAKMMRARTREERIFKNLFEEGLEIQKQRLKNLREYAQEKRAEQRREHQNELESMEKYYKDQFSMLAEALYQERQEIQARKKAQAQMLQKTKRELRSKMEKEIQELQAAIIQSDDDTFFRELEADRLKSRLQMASFQYSKGHFL; translated from the exons ATGGGCAGCGCTGAGGACAGAG ACTGGGTTGCTGTAGCCAATGATCTTTTAAGGAGCTGTCACATAAACCAGCACATAAAGCATCTCTCTGAGTGTGGTGCTGATGTGTTTGTTCATCTTTACGAGTCAATCTTAGGAGAAAAAGTACCAG ATCTCATAGCTACACCTAGAAGCCAGGAGGATGATGCACACAATGTACAAGCAGTCATAGATTCCCTGGCACTGGACTATTTGCAGATCAGCTTGTCACACATCACTG GTGAGAACATTGTGAAAGGAGAAAGGCAATCAATCAGAAACCTCCTTGAAGTATTTGATGGTTTGTTAGAGTACCTTACAGAAGAAGCCAGTGAATCTTCTCAGAATGGAG GTGAGGCAAATGTGCCATCCAGTAATGAAACTCAAATTGCTTctgaagagcagctggaaagcagtGCTGGTGAACTTAAACAACCTTCCAGATTCTCATCAGCTGAAGG GTCCCAGTCAGAATTTTGTGATCCATCTTCTGATGTAGATGGGTCAGAATCTACGAGTGAATTAATTAGACTTGGAGAGACTGCTCATTCTTTTTCCATGAGAGAGGATG cACCACTTCTAGAATTCCAGTTGCCTGAATTGTTAGCAGCAGAAAAGGACAAGGGAATGGAAGAATCTGAAAACTCAGAGGCTATTGGAACATTACCTGGGCAGTTCTCTAAAACTAAAAGGGCTGTTATCAAGGAAAAGGCAGCTG gATCAATCAGGTCTGTTCATGATACTGGACCTCAAAGAGAGAGCTGGAGTGCCAGTGCTGTAAGACTTGGGGAGCCTATACAGCAAGCTATTCCTTTGCTACCACCATTCCAGCCTTCAGAAGCCAAACCTCATTATCCTGGATGGAGAGATTATCAGAGCCCAGCCAGCCAGTCAGCAACTGTGGCTGACAGTGGAGTGAAAATTCCT cttgAACAGTTACTTACAGAAGAATCTGAAGATGTTTCTGATAGCCATCCTCTAGCAAGGAAAATCCCTG TGCAAGACAAGGAGCTATCAAGAGATGCAGAGGACAATGTGGCACAG GTTCCTCCAACTCACACATCTGCTTCTTTACATGAAAAACCATCACTACATGCTAAACAAGTAACACAAACTCCAAGACCTGAACCTAGATATGTGCCAAGGCAGAAAAG CAGATATGAGCTTTCCCTCACAGATTCACTTGAAGAGTCTTTTTCCCACAGaacaacaaaggaaaagctgttGGAGCAAGAGCTCCATGAGGTGTCTGACAAACTCTGTCGCAGGCTAAAAGAACTTGATCTA ATGTTAAAGAGAGCTCTGGGTGAGCACCCCAGAGAAGAAGAGTGGACAGATGAAGACAGTCTGACTCAGCACAGTGACAGTGGCATGGAATACTGCAGAAGGAAAGCTGAGCAAG AAACACCACACATGAGGTACCCAAGAAGGCCACGATCCCTTTCTCCATCCTCACCCTTATCTCAGCATCAATTCCTTTCTGAATTAGAAGACAAACCTTGCTGTAAAGGCCAAACGTGGGGATTACGCAGCCAgctgcaaaaagaaagagatgaaagaaCAAAGAGAACAAAG atgGCTGCTAAAACTTATGAAGATGAACTAAGAATTTATGAATCTAAGGAGAAGCTTGACTTGTCTGAGCTTGGACAGTTGATAAAGGAAATG GAACAAGAagaatacaaagaaaacatctttaaagAACCTCCAAAAATGCTTCAGCCAGTGAAAGCTTATTCTAGAAAAACCACACCTCAGAATCCCAAATACAGCCAGTGGATTCCAAAACGAGGAACTGTGAAGCCAAAGAAAGCTGCTCCAA TAAAATTAAGAGATGATGACCTCCTACTTCAGCTACTGGAAGAGTTTCCCCACCTGCATATTTCTGACCatactatgaaaaaaatgtgtcagcAGCAGCTTGCACATACTGAACAACTTAAGGCAGCTTCTGGAAAAAGTagaccaaaaccccaaaatgaa GTTGAACAAGCCCTGAAGAAGTGTGAGCTTCTTGTtgcaattattaaaaaagatCAAGACCATAACAAGAGACTG CAAGAATTCAAGCAGCACATCCACAGACAGAAATGGGCTCAGAATAAAGTGAGAGAAAAACGGCAGCAAGCAGCTCGAGCCAGGAAGTATTACGAGGATTACCGGGTTCAGCTGCGTGCCAAGATGATGCGGGCAAGGACAAGGGAAGAAAGG ATATTTAAAAACCTCTTTGAAGAAGGCTTAGAAATTCAGAAGCAAAGACTGAAGAACCTAAGAGAATATGCTCAAGAGAAGCGTGCTGAGCAAAGGAGAGAGCATCAAAATGAGTTGGAGTCTATGGAGAAATATTACAAAGATCAG TTTTCCATGCTAGCAGAAGCTTTGTACCAAGAACGCCAAGAAATCCAAGCCAGAAAGAAGGCACAAGCACAA ATGctacagaagacaaaaagagagCTGAGATCaaagatggagaaggaaatACAGGAACTGCAAGCAGCAATCATACAAAGTGACGATGACACCTTTTTTCGAGAACTTGAAGCAGACAGACTGAAATCCAGACTTCAGATGGCTTCCTTTCAGTATAGCAAAGGCCATTTCTTGTAA